CATCCAATCCTTTTTGTCATCTCGTTATCGCGAAGGCGCAGCTATGGTGAGGCGCCATGAGGATATTCTACCACTAACCGCCCGTATTTGAAAAGGTCTGTCTCACTTTTATGGTCAGACGCCGCTGCGCTCCAGTGTATCTGCAAGCTGCAGAAGATATGCGGTGACCGAAGATTTTTCTTTCCGCTTAGGCGGTATCCTTCGGATGCAGCGTTCAAATGTAACAGATGCGGCATTGACGATACTTGCCTCGTCGCTCAGGCGGAAGCCTTTCTGATCCATCTGCACCATCCATGTATTCTGTTTGCACCAGCAGTTCATCTCCGGGATTGCAGGAAGGGGAGCATTATCTCCCTCCGATAAAAAGACGATCTCAAGGTTCTCATGTTTGTCAAGAGCGTCTGCCAGGCTGCGCAGGCAGCGCGCATACTGAGGTTTTGTCACATTTACCTGCCGGCCCCCCAGCAGAGTGAGACTGCAGCTGATGAACGGGGTCCGAAACGCCCGCCGCTCCATTTCTTCCAGCTGAAGTATCTGTACGATCCGTTCCGGCGCGTCTTCAAGTCCCCTGAACTGTGTGTGTACGATATCCCGCATTCTCTGGTTTACAATGAGACACTGGTCTGTGGTGGCCGGATCGATATGATTGCCTGTAAGGATCTCACTGAGAAGTTCCGACTGGGCGGAGACAAATGCCGGCGCCGGAAGATAGGCGTAGAGCGTCCCTCTCTTGCGTATGACTCGTATGTATTCCACCACATCCGCGCATTTTTCCACCGGAAAATTGACAAACAGCTTTTCGCAGCGGCTGATGACCGATTCTGCCATCGTCCAGTGCCGGATGATAGAAGGGGTGTCTGTGAATACCATGGTCGTGGAGTTGTCCTGCCCGGCAGAGATACCTAAAAGCGAGATGGCTTTGTCGAGTATAAACTGGGAGAACTGGAATACATTTTCATCGTAGTATTCATAGTAAAACCATTCCACATTACGGTGGAACAGCAGGAGGTTGCACATCTCAAAGAACCGGACAAACCGCTGGCGGTATGAAGAAAAATGAATTACAAAACGGGCAGAAAACCCACGTCCCAGCAGCACATTCATCTTTTCCGCAAAGTGCCTGACAAACGCTTCATCTTCTAATAGCCATCCGTATTCTTCCGAGTCTATAAAGATGATCCTTCCGGGTACGGGGAGCGTTTCCGCATAATCCAGAAGCTTTAGGACAGCGTGCCTGCGGCCGCTGTTCTGTTCACAGGAGCCGATCTGTATTTTGGGCTGTATCCCCGGCGCGGTAAATTCTTTCAGGTTGGGCAGCGTAAGTTTTTCGCTGAAAAGCAGCTTCCGCACAAAAGGCTCAGGGGATGAAGAGCCTTCAAGTCCTTCCAGAGGATATATTTCCGATAGAGCCTTTGAAAGAAGCTGATGGTCTGATTTTTCACTCACTTTCATTATGAATCTGATGATATCTTCAAAATACATGGAATTGCTGTTCAGACTCCGGTCGCCGCTCTTCCATTTGCTCACAAGGCTGGCGTCCACATGGAGTTCTCTTGACAGCGACACGGTCTGGATATTCAGGCATTCCATCAGGAAGCCGAGGGGGGAGAGTCTCTTTGTACGCATATCTTCCTCCTGTCTCTGGTTTACTGTTCATACAAAATAATTCGATTAAAATACTGATAATAAATTAAAATAAATAAAAGTGTCAATAAAGTGTCAGTGTATGGATGCTGACATATAGACAAATAGGGTTGTAGAAAAGGATTTGATTGATTATTATAATAGCATAGAAAATAAAAGAAATAAACAACAGCGGAATATTTCTTTTATGCGGCGCCGCGAAAGCAACTGAATAACATTTTTGATCAGGAGGATCGTGATATGGCAGAAAATAAAGAGTATAAGTTTGTGGATCATTATGAGTTTGATGAGGAACTGCTTAAGCGGGCGTTTGCAGAAGCAAGAAAAATATATAAAGAACGCGGTTTTATGAGAAAGATGGGCTTTGGAAAGGCGCCTGCCATAACGACGGTGGATATGGCAAAAGCGTGGATGAGCGAAGGGCACGTATTTACGTGTGACCATTCAGAAGAGGTGTGCGCGGAAGCGCTTAAGGTTCTGGAAGCCGGAAGAAGATCAGGAGTGCCGATCTTCCACACGACGACCGGGTACATAGGGGAGAAGCAGTGGGATCTTCCGAGATGGGACGAAAAGATCCCGATGAGCGCGCTTGACATAAATGACGACTGGCTGCAGATAGACCCGAAGCTCAAGCCGCAGCCGGAGGAACCGGTCATCCATAAAAAATATGCATCTAACTTTTTCGGGACACATCTTGCACAGACGTTGAATTTCCTGGGTGTTGATACGCTGATCGTTATGGGAGCCACCTCATGTGCCTGCGTGCGCCATACGGTCATGGATTCTACCGGATACGGCTTTAAGACTATCGTGCCGGAAGGAACAGTAGGCGACCGCGTGCCGGGAGTTATCGAGTGGAACTTATTTGACATGGAGGCAAAATTCTGTGACGTGGTGCCTGTAGATGAAGTTGTACAGTATCTGGAAGGCATCGACGCGTCTGTCTACCGGAAGCATGAAAGACTGTATGATAAATAGTGACTGAATCAAAAGGGGACATTGTGCGGAATGTCCCCTTTTTAGAAAAGGAGGGTACTATGAGAACATTGATCAGAAATGGAACGGTTGTGACCTCTGTAAATGAGTATGAGGCGGATATCTATATTGAGGACGGTATTATAAAGGAGATCGGGAAAAACATAAGCCGGGACGCAGAAGAAATCATCCATGCAGAAGGGAAACTGATCTTCCCGGGCGGGGTGGATGAACATGTGCACTATGGATCATTCGGCGGCCGCCTCTTTGAGACGACAGATGCCGCAGCGGCCGGCGGCACGACGACGATCGTCGACTTTGCGCCGCAGGAAAAAGGAGTGCCGCTCATTGACGCGATCAAAAAGCAGGCGGCGAAGGCGCAGGGAACCGCCTGTGTCGACTTTGCCTTTCACGGGATCATCATGGACCCGAAAGAATCTGTGTTTGAGGAGATCGCGCAGCTTCCGGAAGTCGGCGTGTCAACACTTAAGCTTTTTATGGCATACAAGGGCACTGATTTTTATTCCGACGATGAATCTATATTGAAGGCCATGATGAAGGCCAGGGAATGCGGCGTCACAATGATGGTGCATGCAGAAAATGCGGACATCATCAATGTGCTGCAGAAAAAGTATCTTGCGGAGGGACATACGGAGCCGGTGTACCACTATTATTCCAGGCCGCCGGTGGCGGAAGAAGAGGCGACAAAGCGGGCCATCGCTCTGGCCAGGACGGCAGACTGCCCGCTCTATGTCGTCCACGTCAGTGTGAAAGAAGCGATGGAGGCCATCAGGGAGGCTTATACGCAGGGGTATCCTGTATTTGGGGAGACATGTACCCATTACCTCACTCTGACGACCGAGTATCTGGCAAAGCCGGACTTTGAAGGGGCAAAATATGTGTGCGCCCCGCCGCTTCGGCCGCAGAAACATGTGGACGCGCTTTGGGAGGCAGTACAGAAAGGATGGCTTCAGGCGGTCGGTTCCGACCACTGCGCGCTGGAGGGCGGTTTTGAGACAAAGAAAAGAGGACTCGGCGACTTTACAAAGATACCAAACGGATGTCCGGGCGTACAGGACCGTCTTGCGATGCTCTGGACGGAAGGGGTATGCAAGGGGCGGATCACCCGTCAGAAGTTTATAGAGCTTTTTGCCACCATGCCGGCGAAAGTGGTGGGACTTTACCCGCAGAAAGGGGAGATCGCCGCAGGTTCAGACGCAGATCTGGTAATATTTGATCCGGACTATGAGGGCGTTATCCGGAATGAAGACAGCCTGCACGGAATAGACTACAGTCCATTTGAAGGATTTCCGGTAAAAGGACGTCCGGAACAAGTATACCTCCGGGGAAAAAAGATTGCCGAAAACGGCAGATTTATCGGGCCGAAAGGTGAAGGAAAATGGCAGAAGTGCAGGCCGTACGCCATGTGTTATGATTATTTCTCCTTGAACTGATATCGGAAAAATGTCCAATATACCGGAAAAGAGTTGCAAAAAATGAATTATTAGACTATTATTAAATTATAAAGAAATCGGCAGTTAATTTATGACTTGAGGGGGCATTATTCTTAATGTCCCCTTTTGAAAAGGAGGGAAAGAAGTGAAACTGGAACTGGGAAAAATATTTATTCATGATGTTCAGTTTGCAGAGCGGACTTATGTGGAGAACGGCACACTCTACGTATGCAGGCAGGAGATCATCAGCCTTGTGCTGGAGGACGACCGGCTCGTGTCGGCGGACGTGGATCTGGCGAAGCCGGGAGAGTCTGTGCGGATCGCGCCGGTGAAGGATGTCATTGAGCCCCGGGTAAAAGTGGAGGGAGACGGAGGGCTTTTTCCGGGAATCATTAACAAGGTCAGACAGGTCGGAGCGGGAAGGACGCATGCGCTCGTGGGGGCAGCGGTCGTCACGTCGGGAAGGATCGTAGGGTTTCAGGAAGGTATCATCGACATGTCCGGGGAGGCGGCAAAGTATACGCCGTTTTCCAGGACAAATAATGTGTGTGTCATTTTCCGGGCAAAAGAAGGCATTGACGCCCATGAACACGAGACGGCAGGCCGTCTGGCAGGACTTAAGGTGGCCGCGTATATCGGAGAGGCGGCGAGGGAGCTGACGCCGGACGAGATCGTCACCTATGAAACAAAGCCTTATCTGGAGCAGATCGCGGAGTATCCGGATCTCCCGAAGGTTGGGTATATCCATATGCTCCAGTCACAGGGACTGCTTCATGACACGTACTATTACGGAGTTGACGCGAAGAAATTTATTCCGACGTTTATGTATCCTACAGAGATCATGGACGGGGCGATCGTAAGCGGCAATTGTGTGGCGCCGTGCGACAAGGTGACAACGTTCCATCATCTGAACAACCCGGTCATTGAGGACCTGTACAAACAGCACGGGAAGGATCTGAACTTTATCGGTGTCATACTGACGAATGAAAATGTATTTCTGGCCGATAAGGAGCGGTGCTCTGATATGGTGGGCAAGCTCGTTGAATTCCTTGGGCTTGACGGCGTGATCATCACGGAGGAAGGATATGGCAATCCGGATACGGATCTGATGATGAACTGCAGGAAAGCAACCGCGGCGGGGGCGAAAGTAGTCCTCATAACCGATGAATTCCCCGGGCGCGACGGGAAGTCCCAGTCGCTTGCGGACGCGGTTCCTGAGGCTGACACCGTAGTATCATGCGGGCAGGGGAATCTTATCATTCATTTCCCGCCGATGGATAAAGTGATAGGCACGCTGGAATTTGTAGAGACGATGATCGGCGGTTACGAGGGAAGCCTGAAACCGGACGGAAGCATTGATGCGGAACTTCAGATCATCATAGCCTCCACGATAGCGAACGGCTATAATCACCTGGCTGCGCGCACTTACTAGGAAGGGAGGAGCTTTGAATGTCAAAAATAAAGATCGTTCATTATATTAACAACTTTTTCGCCGGAGCCGGCGGGGAAGAGGCGGCAGGCATGGCCCCGGAACTCCGGGAAGGCGCGGTGGGACCCGGGCTTGCGCTCATGCAGGCGTTCGGCGAGGAGTATGAGATCGCTGCGACCGTTGTATGCGGCGACAATTATTTCGGCGAACATCTCGAGGAGGCGAAAGAAGAGATCCTCCGTATGATAGAGCCTTACGGACCTGACCTCTTTATCGCGGGACCTGCGTTTAACGCAGGCAGGTACGGAGTAGCCTGCGGCACGATGGCGCTGGCCGCGGAGGAAAGATTCGGTATCCCTGTATTGACAGGGATGTATGAGGAGAATCCGGGGGCCGATATGTTCCGGAAAGATCTGATCATCGTGAGGACGAAGAATTCCGCGGCGGGCATGCGCCAGGCTGTCCCGGTGATGAAAGCCATCGCAGAGAAGCTGGTAAAGGGAGAAGAACTGCTCGGACCGTCGGAGGAAGGGTATCTGGAACGGGGGATACGTGTCAATTATTTTCATGAAAAGCGGGGTTCCGAGAGAGCGGTCGATCTGCTTGTGAAGAAGATGAACGGGGAAGATTGTCCGACGGAATATCCGATGCCGGTGTTTGACCGTGTGCCGCCCCTGCCGCCGGTGGAGGATGTGAGCAAGATCAAGATCGCGGTCGTGACATCCGGGGGTATCGTGCCGCAGGGCAATCCGGATCATATCGAATCCTCCAGCGCCACAAAATACGGCATATACAGTATCAAGGGGATGGACCATATGGATAAGGCGGATTTTATGACGATCCACGGAGGGTATGACAGAGCGTTTGTCACGGAAGATCCGGATCTGGTAGTACCACTTGACGTGCTGCGCGAGATGGAGAAAGAGGGGGGTATCGGCGAACTGGCGGATTATTTTATCACGACGACGGGGACCGGGACATCGACAGGAAATGCAAAGGGATTCGGCAAAGACTTTGTGAAGAAGCTTCTGGATGACAATATCGGGGCTGTCATTCTGACTTCCACGTGAGGCACCTGCACACGTTGCGGCGCAACGATGGTAAAAGAGATCGAACGCGCGGGGATCCCTGTCGTACATATCGCTACCGTTGTTCCGATCTCACTGACGATCGGGGCAAACAGGATCGTACCTGCAGTCGGGATCCCATATCCGCTCGGAGACCCGAACCTTGGAGAAGAAAAGAGCAGAAAGATAAGGCGTGAACTCGTTGAACGGGCGCTCGGGGCGCTCATGACACCGGTGGAAGAACAGACGGTATTCGAGAAATAGCATCGAAAGCAAAAAAAGTAAGACAGGTGTATTGACAAAACAAGCTGGATACGTTAATATTATATACGTTGCAAATAAGCAATGTATATAATATGTGGGCGTAGCTCAGCTGGATAGAGCGTTTGGCTACGGACCAAAAGGTCGGGGGTTCGAATCCTCTCGCCCACGCTGAAAAGCCTTTGTATGACAAAAGTCTGCAAAGGCTTTTTTTTATTTCTATTGCGAAAGAGGAAGTGTTGCCTTATAATTATATGGATAAGGTTCCAAGAAACAGCCTGAAAGGAGAACCGGTAATTAATATGAGACGGAAAGATAAAAAGAAAAAAGGAGATCAGTGGGGGATATCGTTCTCTCCCATCATACGTTACAGCCTGGTGTTCTGTATACTGGTCGTGGCGATCATCTTCCTCGGAGGGGGCGTGCTGTCGGTCAGCCGGATGAAGTCAGATGCGGAAGCTTCGCTTCACAGCAGCCAGGCACAAATATCACAGCGGGTCAACGAAGCGATCCAGCTGCTGGAGTCTCTGGCTGGATTTCCGG
This is a stretch of genomic DNA from [Clostridium] hylemonae DSM 15053. It encodes these proteins:
- a CDS encoding isochorismatase family protein, with protein sequence MAENKEYKFVDHYEFDEELLKRAFAEARKIYKERGFMRKMGFGKAPAITTVDMAKAWMSEGHVFTCDHSEEVCAEALKVLEAGRRSGVPIFHTTTGYIGEKQWDLPRWDEKIPMSALDINDDWLQIDPKLKPQPEEPVIHKKYASNFFGTHLAQTLNFLGVDTLIVMGATSCACVRHTVMDSTGYGFKTIVPEGTVGDRVPGVIEWNLFDMEAKFCDVVPVDEVVQYLEGIDASVYRKHERLYDK
- the hydA gene encoding dihydropyrimidinase, giving the protein MRTLIRNGTVVTSVNEYEADIYIEDGIIKEIGKNISRDAEEIIHAEGKLIFPGGVDEHVHYGSFGGRLFETTDAAAAGGTTTIVDFAPQEKGVPLIDAIKKQAAKAQGTACVDFAFHGIIMDPKESVFEEIAQLPEVGVSTLKLFMAYKGTDFYSDDESILKAMMKARECGVTMMVHAENADIINVLQKKYLAEGHTEPVYHYYSRPPVAEEEATKRAIALARTADCPLYVVHVSVKEAMEAIREAYTQGYPVFGETCTHYLTLTTEYLAKPDFEGAKYVCAPPLRPQKHVDALWEAVQKGWLQAVGSDHCALEGGFETKKRGLGDFTKIPNGCPGVQDRLAMLWTEGVCKGRITRQKFIELFATMPAKVVGLYPQKGEIAAGSDADLVIFDPDYEGVIRNEDSLHGIDYSPFEGFPVKGRPEQVYLRGKKIAENGRFIGPKGEGKWQKCRPYAMCYDYFSLN
- the grdF gene encoding sarcosine reductase complex component B subunit beta — translated: MSKIKIVHYINNFFAGAGGEEAAGMAPELREGAVGPGLALMQAFGEEYEIAATVVCGDNYFGEHLEEAKEEILRMIEPYGPDLFIAGPAFNAGRYGVACGTMALAAEERFGIPVLTGMYEENPGADMFRKDLIIVRTKNSAAGMRQAVPVMKAIAEKLVKGEELLGPSEEGYLERGIRVNYFHEKRGSERAVDLLVKKMNGEDCPTEYPMPVFDRVPPLPPVEDVSKIKIAVVTSGGIVPQGNPDHIESSSATKYGIYSIKGMDHMDKADFMTIHGGYDRAFVTEDPDLVVPLDVLREMEKEGGIGELADYFITTTGTGTSTGNAKGFGKDFVKKLLDDNIGAVILTSTUGTCTRCGATMVKEIERAGIPVVHIATVVPISLTIGANRIVPAVGIPYPLGDPNLGEEKSRKIRRELVERALGALMTPVEEQTVFEK
- the grdG gene encoding sarcosine reductase complex component B subunit alpha, with translation MKLELGKIFIHDVQFAERTYVENGTLYVCRQEIISLVLEDDRLVSADVDLAKPGESVRIAPVKDVIEPRVKVEGDGGLFPGIINKVRQVGAGRTHALVGAAVVTSGRIVGFQEGIIDMSGEAAKYTPFSRTNNVCVIFRAKEGIDAHEHETAGRLAGLKVAAYIGEAARELTPDEIVTYETKPYLEQIAEYPDLPKVGYIHMLQSQGLLHDTYYYGVDAKKFIPTFMYPTEIMDGAIVSGNCVAPCDKVTTFHHLNNPVIEDLYKQHGKDLNFIGVILTNENVFLADKERCSDMVGKLVEFLGLDGVIITEEGYGNPDTDLMMNCRKATAAGAKVVLITDEFPGRDGKSQSLADAVPEADTVVSCGQGNLIIHFPPMDKVIGTLEFVETMIGGYEGSLKPDGSIDAELQIIIASTIANGYNHLAARTY